A stretch of Komagataella phaffii GS115 chromosome 2, complete sequence DNA encodes these proteins:
- a CDS encoding Subunit of the cytosolic chaperonin Cct ring complex, related to Tcp1p, required for the assembly of — protein sequence MNGQVPTIVVLKEGTDTSQGRGQIITNINACIAIQESLKPTLGPLGSDVLIVGADGKTTISNDGATILKLLDVIHPAAKILVDISRSQDAEVGDGTTSVTLLAGEILKECKGFIEEGISTTVICKGLRKASQLAVKNIKELQVEVSSKGGANRELLENCAKTAMSSKLIHNNDEFFTKMVVDAVLTLDQEYLDEKLIGIKRIPGGSMEDSLFVNGVAFKKTFSYAGFEQQPKQFTNPKILNLNVELELKAEKDNAEVRIEQVKDYQNIVDAEWKIITQKLEAIEASGANIVLSKLPIGDLATQYFADRNIFCAGRVASGDLDRVIQAVGGSIQTTTSDILPEHLGTCASFEEVQIGGERYNIFKGCPEAKTCTLLLRGGAEQVIAEVERSLHDAIMIVRRAVKNTAIVAGGGAIEMELSKILREYSRTIPGKQQLIIGAFAKALEVIPRQLCDNGGFDGTDLLNKLRAAHAKGEVWYGVDFRNGGINDNLKSFVWEPSMMKINAIQSATEAAMLILSVDETIKNEERASAGAAAAAQGARGRNIPQ from the coding sequence ATGAACGGCCAAGTACCCACAATAGTTGTTCTTAAGGAAGGAACCGATACTTCTCAAGGTCGAGGCCAGATAATCACCAATATTAATGCCTGTATCGCAATTCAGGAGTCTTTGAAGCCTACACTGGGTCCTCTTGGATCTGATGTCCTGATTGTTGGAGCGGATGGCAAGACCACTATATCTAACGATGGGGCAACCATCTTGAAACTCTTAGACGTTATCCACCCCGCAgcaaagattttggttGATATATCAAGATCTCAAGATGCTGAGGTTGGTGATGGTACCACCTCTGTCACTTTACTTGCTGGTGAAATACTTAAAGAGTGCAAGGGTTTCATAGAAGAAGGAATATCTACCACAGTGATTTGTAAGGGCCTTAGAAAAGCTTCTCAATTGGCCGTCAAGAATATCAAAGAACTTCAAGTCGAGGTAAGCTCCAAAGGGGGTGCAAACAGAGAGCTTTTAGAGAACTGTGCCAAGACGGCTATGTCTTCCAAGTTAATTCACAATAATGACGAATTTTTTACCAAGATGGTGGTCGACGCTGTGTTGACTTTAGACCAGGAGTATCTGGACGAGAAACTGATTGGTATCAAGAGAATTCCTGGTGGTTCTATGGAAGATTCTTTGTTTGTCAACGGTGTTGCGTTCAAGAAAACGTTCTCGTACGCCGgttttgaacaacaacCAAAGCAGTTCACTAACCCAAAAATTCTGAACCTAAATGTTGAGTTGGAATTgaaagctgaaaaagaCAATGCCGAAGTTAGAATTGAACAAGTTAAAGATTACCAAAATATCGTTGACGCTGAATGGAAAATTATAACCCAGAAGTTGGAGGCCATTGAAGCTTCGGGTGCCAACATTGTTTTATCTAAACTACCAATTGGTGATTTGGCAACGCAATATTTTGCTGATAGAAATATTTTCTGTGCAGGGAGAGTGGCCTCTGGAGATTTAGATAGAGTCATTCAGGCTGTTGGAGGTTCCATTCAAACTACTACCAGTGATATATTACCAGAGCATCTCGGAACTTGTGCGTCATTTGAGGAAGTCCAAATTGGTGGAGAACGTTACAACATATTCAAAGGATGTCCTGAAGCTAAGACGTGCACTTTGTTACTGAGAGGTGGAGCCGAGCAAGTAATAGCTGAAGTCGAAAGATCGTTACATGATGCTATCATGATTGTTAGAAGAGCTGTAAAGAACACTGCAATTGTTGCTGGTGGTGGTGCTATTGAGATGGAGTTATCGAAAATATTAAGAGAGTACTCCAGAACAATTCCAGGAAAACAGCAATTAATCATTGGAGCATTCGCAAAAGCACTGGAGGTCATCCCTCGTCAATTGTGTGACAACGGTGGATTCGACGGTACAGACCTATTAAACAAGCTACGTGCTGCTCACGCTAAAGGTGAGGTATGGTATGGAGTAGATTTCCGAAACGGTGGAATCAATGATAACTTGAAGAGCTTTGTTTGGGAACCATCcatgatgaagatcaaCGCCATTCAATCAGCCACCGAGGCTGCTATGTTGATTCTATCTGTGGATGAGACAATTAAGAACGAGGAGAGGGCCTCGGCAGGAGCAGCAGCTGCCGCCCAGGGTGCCAGGGGTAGAAATATCCCCCAATGA